CTTTCGTAAAAACACGCATGGAGGCTGTATGGGGCAAGGGCGGGAAGCCACGAATTACGAGGCATGGAAATCGAAGGGGAATTACAGACGTCAAGCAAAACCAGTAGAACGCAAATAAGCCTCAATGCCACACAGATGCATTCCTCAAATTGGCCAATAGGTGCACCACAGATGACAAGGTGCCTGGATTTCAGCATCCACCTTTGAGGTACTGATGAATGACCTCAAATTCCACCACAAGACTACAAGCCCATGGAGCCAAACCTTCCCAACTCACATCCCTCCCACTGCAGAACAAAACTCAGCAGACGTCAGATAAATTCCTTACATTTACGATTCTATTTACCGACATAGGAACCCGGTTCCTAAATGTCAGCATCCTGCAAAACCTGAATGTCTGCATACCACAGCACAGAGAACACAGCTCCATTATTATACAGCTAACGTTAATGTCCTATTTTTAGCCAATTCGTCCTCATCAGTCCAGCACACGTTTGAATTCCTCACTCTAAAGCAGATGACCGAACCAGTTCAGGAAATGTGTCAGAGGAATAACCTAATCGatcaaaatataaaacaaagcCTCGCTAAGCATGCAGCTAAAGAGACTATGCCCAGGGATACCGGTATCCCTGAAAAGTTCCCTTTTGACAAGGCATCTTGGAGAATGCCCCAAAATTCCAAGGTGCCATTCTGAGCCAACTGAGCTTTGACTTTCATTTACGAAGAAAATACTCCGATATCACTTTCAGTTTCAGTCACATGGTTCCCGCTGGCCCGAGATGCCCCCGCCTACCCATGCTTTCTGTGGGTGTACCAAAAGCAACACTGCAATTTAACAGGAAACAtcagcataaataaataaataaatatctgcTACCACCTTCTGCTTTGGTGATGTAATTACAGTTaaaaagcaatctgggaaaagAGGCGATGGTTTAGCATAGGGGTTATTATCTATATATATTATGTAATATAACAATTATTATCCAAGGGCCAAATTCCACCAGCAACACAAAGCCAAGGTCCAATgcatcaagaaaaaaaaaaaaaaaaacctgacagTCGGGGGTCTCCCAACGATGAAATTTTCCAaccgggggggggaggatcCCCGGTCAATAACATTTACAATAATTTGATTTGCCTTGATttgtggtgctgggggggggggggctaactAGACAAACCAGACAGAAGTAAGCGGGTCAATGTGTGCCAGCTTGAAGCAGCTCCTGGGAGGTCATGTGACTACGCCATACCTGGGTCACAGCTTGGTTGGATCCGGGGGCCCTCTTGGATGCTTCTCGGCTGCTTTGCAGCAGTCTAAACTGAGAAAGTTCTGCAaagattaaaaaagaaaaaagaaaaaagaaaaaaacaaggctgATGTCAGAAAATTCCATTGTGCAGATTTTCCTGTAGGAATTCCTGCCATGCTCAAATTGTTTAATGAAACCAAGAATGAACTAGCAAGTAAAAGCAGCCAAACTGAGTGATGTAACTACCACCCAAAAGGTTTAAACATTTACTACTTGTCTTTAAGTGTCTCCTGGTTTGATAAAGTCATTTCCTCATATCATGACTGGCATCCACCCGCCTTTTATCCAGCTTGGAGTAAACAGCCATGCTGACAACTCTGGGTAGGATTTAAATCCCAAGTATAAACTGCCTTTTACATAAACCATCAGTCTTCCCCTGCTGTTTGTTCCGACTtacacttttgtttttttttccccagatatACTTTGGCAATTCCCAGGACACTTTAAAATGGACAGGATATGCAAATCTCCCAAAATTTGCATCTCTGTACCTTCATTTGATTGCAACGTCAAAACAACCTACTCGCTGATACCTAGGCCTCACCACGGGACTTTAAACAAACTACCCCCACCTTCATTTCTCCATCTGGTTCAAAGGTCCAATaatttcagaaaatacaaataCTAGAATAGCTGGTAGCAAGTTCCTGAATTAGGACAGGCCCTTGGTCACCCAAAACTGGAATGCAGCTGTTTAAATATTGACACTTCTTCAATGAGTGTTTAATGGGCGTTTCATATCTTTCGCCAACATTGGTGGGTACACAATCCTTACTCACTTCCAGATTTCTCAGCGACGGGCTTATCAGCCTCCTTAAGGTTCCACGTCACCCTCTTCACTGATTGTTTGGACCTGCTGCCAACCACCATAGAAAGGGGGTCTGTCGTGACTTTGACAGTGGGCGTGTCCTCCTCCTTGCCCTGACAGACGGACGTCAGTCCTTCCTTTTTCACTGCAGTACACTCCCCCCATTCAAATAAGGACTCATCTTCCTGCTTGACTGGAGGAAGCTGCCCCAGGCTGACCATAAATGTCCCTTCTGTCTTGGTCGCTGACAGGTCCTCCTGCTGAACTAAAGACTGTCTACCTGATTCAACCTCAGACAATTCTTGTTTGGCCACAGACGTGCCATAAAACACGGTGCTCATCTCGTGACCCCCAGCCTCTGGATCTGCTGCTCTCTCACGCTTCATAGAAGTCAGACTGTTCAGGATACGACCTACATTGGCGATGTCATCTGCTGACAATGCCTCTAGTTTGACTGAACCCAATGTGTGCTGCAACTCTAGGCCTGTTTTAGAGCCATTTTCAGCTAAAGTGCTACCTGCTACCCCCATGTGACAGCCTGTCACTGCAGGCTGGCTAGGGCCAGAGAGGAGAACTTGAGTTATGTTGTGGGATGACAAATGTGCAAACTCCTCTGCCCAGACAGATTCAGTTTTGATCTGCTTTTGCAGATCCACACCTGCCGTGGACGCCATCATGGCAGCATCTTGACTCAACTCGCAGGCCACCCCATAATGAGAGGGAGATGACTCCTGTTTGATCTCTACAGGCTTCTCCACTTTTGCTTTTTTTGGCTGGTTTGCACCCTCAGTCAAGCAGGGGGTGGCAGGTTTCTCTGAGCTTTTAGGACATCTTAAGTCTTCAACCTTCTCTATCGAAATGGGTGATTCCTCTTTAATTTCATGTGGGTCTTTCAATCTACCAAACAGGTCAGGAGAGAGACCAACTCCTTTGATCTCTTTGTGCtcttgtggttctgctggcatgTTAAAAGAAGCAGTCTTTTCCTCTTTGACCATACTGAGATGACCACCATCTTCATCTGCCACTTCTTCCTTCATAATGTCCGTAGATGCTTTAATTTCCCTGCTCAAAGAGGCATATGATTCCACCTTGATCTCCTTGGCTTCCTTCTCCTCAGGCACTGCTTCTGAAAGTACCAGAGTTCCCTGAGAGCTCTTCTGTGTGGACTGAGAGCTGTTTGATGGACAGACATCAGCCTTCTTCTCTCTGGACCATGACCTGGATCTTGGACACTTGCCGTCCTTTGACCGTGACCCGACCCCTTCTTTTGACTTGGTGGTAGGATGAGCCATCATCCGGTCTTTCCTTCGCTCTCTGGACCTAGACCGGGATCTGGACCTTGACCGTGACCGGGAATGACCTCGCCGCTTCTCCTTTGATACTTTCTGCCTGCCGTCTTTTTGCTCACGGCTGTCTCGTCTGTGATTCCTTCTCCTGGATCGGTCCCCACTACCAGAGCGAGACCGCCTCCGGTCTCTTGACTGTGACCGCCTCCATTTTCTCCTGGACCTCTCCTCATCCTCCGACATGCTGTCAGAAGAGAAtgtgccccccctcctgccccGTGAATGCGAGTACTGTGGTCTTCTCTCCCCGCTGCTCCTCCGAGTTGCTTTCCTGCAGCTGGTTTCAGGGCTGCTTGAGGCAGAGCTGGTGTCCCTAGCCGTTCTCCCCTGCTTCAAGTCACGATTTTGCTTTGCACTCACTCTCAATGGTGACCTGGACCTTGTCCGAGAACGCCGGCCATCTGGCCCAGATGGTTCTGGTTTAACATTCATCTCGCTGTGGTCACTGGAAGCTGAGCTTGAGTGTGTGGATGTCTGAGGCAACTTCATTGCAGCCTGGCCTGATACTCCCTCCTTGCAGACCCGACACTCCGGATTGTCACCTGTGTCCCTCTCCTTCCGTTGAGATAAACTCAGAGGACCAGTGTTCACCTCCTCAGGCTTACAAACTTCTGGCAAACTGTCCCTCTGGGTGCAATCCAGATTCTCCTCACCCTCCTCCCCATCTCCCAGGCACTCATCCGTCCCTGCCATGCCAGGCTCGGTTTTAACCTCGGAGTCTGAGCTGGAACACGGCGGCTGCAAGCCATCCGATCTCCCCGGTGGGGAGGCCTCATTCTCAGACGCATTGTCAGGGGAGTCCGAGTCAGAGCCCGTGGGCTCAAAGGGGTCATAAATCTCGTTCTTGCCCTGCTTTTCATCTCCCTTTCCCCGTGATGACAGCAGCATCCTCTTGCTCTCGCAGAGCTTCTTCCATGGCTCGCTGGCTGCCTGCCCGCCCGGGGAGCCCTGTGCCGTGGTGAGGCCCAGTCGCCTTGCATGCCATGGATTTCCACTACTGCTGATGCGGAAACTCACAGTAGAAGGGCCGGGGTTGCTGGGCAGCGGACCAGAGACTGCTGACGCGGCTCCTGGTTCACTAGGCCTCTGCCTAGTACTGCCACTACTGCTACCCTTATCCCGCTCACTCCCGGACGTGCCCTGGCCTGTGGTCTGCTGTCGGACCCTGTGGCTGGTCAGGATGTTAGTGCCGGAGTCTGGGATTCCCACTAGGCCAGTACCGCTGCTGTTTGCACCTGTGGTACCACTAGGGGTCCCCCTTTTGATCTTTGGTATCCGTGGCAGGCCAGAAATATCCATCCACACAGGTTTGGGTGGGGGCTTATTGACCAGCGGTGATGCAGAGTCCTTAGTCATAGAGGCAGAAACGCAGGGGGCGAGGCCGCTAACATCCTGGCTTCTGAGGCTGGGTTCTGAACATCTTTGGTGGTCTGCGTGACCTCCTAGGGGAACGCGAGACCCCCCGGGAAGGGCAGGATGCCTTTGGGGAGTGAAACTTGACGGCTGGGGGGACGTCGGTGTTGAGGGGCTGGGGAAACTGAATGGTGGTGATGGTCTGGCAGGAAAACCAGAGGAGAGCCCACCCTCCCCACTTGAGTTAAAGGCACTTGATCCTGAGCTTGCCGATGCCCCGATGCGGATCTCGGCTCCAGACTCGCACGCCGCTCCACTGGGAATTCTGCTCTTTGGTGACGAAATCGTGACTgcggggagagagagaaaaagataTTTGGCGAGGGTGTGATAGCGAGGGCGGCACCGGAGCGTCACGGGGAAGCCTACCTGGCTTGATGGCCTTCAGCGAGCCGTCCCGGCTGATGACGATTTCCGAACTGTCCATCATCAGGATGCTCTGACCGGTCAAGATGCTGCCCAGCAGGTCAGGCACAGGGGCAGCTTCCGCCACCGCCTCCGTCTCGGGAATAATCCCAAGCCCTTGCCTGCAAAATTCAAAATACACTCTCATGCATCCTTGACTTGCACTGACCATCACCGTCAATATCCCCGACTGTGTCAGGTCAATGTGACAGAGCAGACTGAGGTATAAGGACAGCGTGAGGCTCACCGGTGAAGGCCGGTGGGTACGGGCCGTGCCACAGGCTGGTGGGAGCGGAGAGCAGAGCGGGACAGCCCGGGCCTCTTGGCATCTGGTCGCTGAGATGGCCCCGGCTCGTCCCTTTGCAATGACATGGATGTCATGATGCTGAGCGTGGCCGGCACGCCAAGCAAGCCCTGCTCCGACGGCACACTGCTTACCCTTCATCAAAGGGGTCCAAGTCAAACGGGTCTCCATACACAGACAGGGAGGCGGCGCCGATGTCGGCGCGCATGCTGCCCAAGCTCTGCTCGGCGGGTCGGTACACATCCGGGATGGAGGAACTGCGCCCCTGCCGGGTGATTCCTAGGTTCCTGGCCAGGCGAGAGCGGCTTGTCGCCGCCTTTCTCACCACCTTGGGGACACAGGACCAAAGGGGGTGCTACAATACCATGCTTCCAGGAAAAAGGAGAGTGGCAAGGGCCAGAGACGGGCATCCACCTGTTTCCTCCTAGATCTAGGCCTCCTGACACGACGCCTTCGCTTCTTGCCGCTCTTCTCTGACGGCCCCTTCGCCTTATTTCTTGTGGCTCGCCGTCGCTTCGCTGGCCAAACAGAAAACAAGCCCATGTGATGTCTCACTGCTGCTCTGATTGGCCCACTACCCCAGCAACCAATTTCCCTTTGGCTGGCCTACCTGCCCTGCGTCTCCTGGTCCTCGCACGTGGTGCTAGGTCTCTCACGTATTCAGCGGTGTTCAGCCCCGCTACCACCGCCTCGATGGCCGTGTCCAGCCATGTGGACCGGGCCAGGTATCCGGGTACCTGCTGTAGGCCCAACAAAACCCCCatcctattaaaaaaaatgtcctCTTCAGCCCTTTGGCCAAACTAAAAATGTGCATTCACAAGCCTCAGAAGTTCAAACATGGGAGACAATGTTTATGAAATGCAatcatgtttaaaaatgtaacctGACTGCtttaaattaacaaaaaataagaGTCCTGTAATTAAAAATGGCTGTGTGGCCTGACTGCAGCACTCAAAAGTATACAACAAAATACACGCAATGTCTTTCCACTAAACACCGTTCTTGACACTTTAATTCTGCACTGCAGCATTCAGAGACTGGCCAGAGACGGCTCTAATTAAAGCTCAGTGCTGAGTATGTCAGACCTGTCCCGCAGTTAGTGCTCGCTCCAGTTTATCGCTACTTAGCCAGTCTCAATTGTGAATAATGTTTGGTGCCTAGCTACATCAATCAGGACCGAGCACACCTCAAACACACCTGGATGCCGCGTGCTTGCGAGATACGGTTCCTGTTGACGGTGGCGCGGACCCTCTCGCTCTGCCATGTACGGGCGATGGCACGCGTGGGGCGGGCACTGGAGGACCGGCTGCTGTCGACAACCAGGGCCATCACCGCACCCTCTCTCACCTCGTCCCCAGAGCCACCtggaacacaaacacagaccttAAAACTCCTGTCCAACGTGACTCTCTCCAGATAGCT
This genomic stretch from Paramormyrops kingsleyae isolate MSU_618 unplaced genomic scaffold, PKINGS_0.4 ups244, whole genome shotgun sequence harbors:
- the LOC111859454 gene encoding uncharacterized protein isoform X1 — protein: MDEEDSQDELINRNASHGKGKRLGSAIMTDEEDATDEGGDNSEESENGSEEGDMDEESGDEEDGEEDYSNDSCDGEEDSGKVPEGAGGAAGGPDLSSDEDTEKCPICLNSFQQQLVATPDTCEHYFCLDCIMEWAMNASSCPVDRIIFKSIYLRKCYGGEVQKTISVPKPARAAVEEPELNPDLDQTNCEVCGQSDREDRLLLCDGCDMGYHMECLTPPLSAVPVEEWFCPACAASNSSTGGSGDEVREGAVMALVVDSSRSSSARPTRAIARTWQSERVRATVNRNRISQARGIQQVPGYLARSTWLDTAIEAVVAGLNTAEYVRDLAPRARTRRRRAAKRRRATRNKAKGPSEKSGKKRRRRVRRPRSRRKQVVRKAATSRSRLARNLGITRQGRSSSIPDVYRPAEQSLGSMRADIGAASLSVYGDPFDLDPFDEGDEPGPSQRPDAKRPGLSRSALRSHQPVARPVPTGLHRQGLGIIPETEAVAEAAPVPDLLGSILTGQSILMMDSSEIVISRDGSLKAIKPVTISSPKSRIPSGAACESGAEIRIGASASSGSSAFNSSGEGGLSSGFPARPSPPFSFPSPSTPTSPQPSSFTPQRHPALPGGSRVPLGGHADHQRCSEPSLRSQDVSGLAPCVSASMTKDSASPLVNKPPPKPVWMDISGLPRIPKIKRGTPSGTTGANSSGTGLVGIPDSGTNILTSHRVRQQTTGQGTSGSERDKGSSSGSTRQRPSEPGAASAVSGPLPSNPGPSTVSFRISSSGNPWHARRLGLTTAQGSPGGQAASEPWKKLCESKRMLLSSRGKGDEKQGKNEIYDPFEPTGSDSDSPDNASENEASPPGRSDGLQPPCSSSDSEVKTEPGMAGTDECLGDGEEGEENLDCTQRDSLPEVCKPEEVNTGPLSLSQRKERDTGDNPECRVCKEGVSGQAAMKLPQTSTHSSSASSDHSEMNVKPEPSGPDGRRSRTRSRSPLRVSAKQNRDLKQGRTARDTSSASSSPETSCRKATRRSSGERRPQYSHSRGRRGGTFSSDSMSEDEERSRRKWRRSQSRDRRRSRSGSGDRSRRRNHRRDSREQKDGRQKVSKEKRRGHSRSRSRSRSRSRSRERRKDRMMAHPTTKSKEGVGSRSKDGKCPRSRSWSREKKADVCPSNSSQSTQKSSQGTLVLSEAVPEEKEAKEIKVESYASLSREIKASTDIMKEEVADEDGGHLSMVKEEKTASFNMPAEPQEHKEIKGVGLSPDLFGRLKDPHEIKEESPISIEKVEDLRCPKSSEKPATPCLTEGANQPKKAKVEKPVEIKQESSPSHYGVACELSQDAAMMASTAGVDLQKQIKTESVWAEEFAHLSSHNITQVLLSGPSQPAVTGCHMGVAGSTLAENGSKTGLELQHTLGSVKLEALSADDIANVGRILNSLTSMKRERAADPEAGGHEMSTVFYGTSVAKQELSEVESGRQSLVQQEDLSATKTEGTFMVSLGQLPPVKQEDESLFEWGECTAVKKEGLTSVCQGKEEDTPTVKVTTDPLSMVVGSRSKQSVKRVTWNLKEADKPVAEKSGKLSQFRLLQSSREASKRAPGSNQAVTQDSSQSAEPAAPVWELAPHFPKNVTVSSVSHSAPCGSEAQPGQSQPSQGESASRKEGGAQDASRKDKYMKKLHMQERAVEEVKLAIKPFYQKRDITKEEYKEILRKAVQKVCHSKSGEINPVKVANLVKAYVDKYKHSRKHKKNGEEGKAQETVTGKATGNS
- the LOC111859454 gene encoding uncharacterized protein isoform X2: MGVLLGLQQVPGYLARSTWLDTAIEAVVAGLNTAEYVRDLAPRARTRRRRAAKRRRATRNKAKGPSEKSGKKRRRRVRRPRSRRKQVVRKAATSRSRLARNLGITRQGRSSSIPDVYRPAEQSLGSMRADIGAASLSVYGDPFDLDPFDEGDEPGPSQRPDAKRPGLSRSALRSHQPVARPVPTGLHRQGLGIIPETEAVAEAAPVPDLLGSILTGQSILMMDSSEIVISRDGSLKAIKPVTISSPKSRIPSGAACESGAEIRIGASASSGSSAFNSSGEGGLSSGFPARPSPPFSFPSPSTPTSPQPSSFTPQRHPALPGGSRVPLGGHADHQRCSEPSLRSQDVSGLAPCVSASMTKDSASPLVNKPPPKPVWMDISGLPRIPKIKRGTPSGTTGANSSGTGLVGIPDSGTNILTSHRVRQQTTGQGTSGSERDKGSSSGSTRQRPSEPGAASAVSGPLPSNPGPSTVSFRISSSGNPWHARRLGLTTAQGSPGGQAASEPWKKLCESKRMLLSSRGKGDEKQGKNEIYDPFEPTGSDSDSPDNASENEASPPGRSDGLQPPCSSSDSEVKTEPGMAGTDECLGDGEEGEENLDCTQRDSLPEVCKPEEVNTGPLSLSQRKERDTGDNPECRVCKEGVSGQAAMKLPQTSTHSSSASSDHSEMNVKPEPSGPDGRRSRTRSRSPLRVSAKQNRDLKQGRTARDTSSASSSPETSCRKATRRSSGERRPQYSHSRGRRGGTFSSDSMSEDEERSRRKWRRSQSRDRRRSRSGSGDRSRRRNHRRDSREQKDGRQKVSKEKRRGHSRSRSRSRSRSRSRERRKDRMMAHPTTKSKEGVGSRSKDGKCPRSRSWSREKKADVCPSNSSQSTQKSSQGTLVLSEAVPEEKEAKEIKVESYASLSREIKASTDIMKEEVADEDGGHLSMVKEEKTASFNMPAEPQEHKEIKGVGLSPDLFGRLKDPHEIKEESPISIEKVEDLRCPKSSEKPATPCLTEGANQPKKAKVEKPVEIKQESSPSHYGVACELSQDAAMMASTAGVDLQKQIKTESVWAEEFAHLSSHNITQVLLSGPSQPAVTGCHMGVAGSTLAENGSKTGLELQHTLGSVKLEALSADDIANVGRILNSLTSMKRERAADPEAGGHEMSTVFYGTSVAKQELSEVESGRQSLVQQEDLSATKTEGTFMVSLGQLPPVKQEDESLFEWGECTAVKKEGLTSVCQGKEEDTPTVKVTTDPLSMVVGSRSKQSVKRVTWNLKEADKPVAEKSGKLSQFRLLQSSREASKRAPGSNQAVTQDSSQSAEPAAPVWELAPHFPKNVTVSSVSHSAPCGSEAQPGQSQPSQGESASRKEGGAQDASRKDKYMKKLHMQERAVEEVKLAIKPFYQKRDITKEEYKEILRKAVQKVCHSKSGEINPVKVANLVKAYVDKYKHSRKHKKNGEEGKAQETVTGKATGNS